In Leptodesmis sichuanensis A121, the following are encoded in one genomic region:
- a CDS encoding DUF1997 domain-containing protein has product MQSYQPTEHSSVEVTEALIHTSSVVSGPDYSVKEDAALPVNEPTRFYSQFTDSMELQADVHTVAAYFDRHHEWFRRCAQPMTVEPIGKNSYALVIGKFGSFGYEVEPKIGLDLLPQEAGIYRIETVPLPHEETAGYSVDFRASMELVDVLPEHSQESSMASSLPPGFTQVKWLLDLTVDIQFPRFIHALPKPLIQKTGDRLLHQIVRQVSGRLTRKVVKDFHQSHGLPLPKCSRRWFFQKAESYQELDPI; this is encoded by the coding sequence ATGCAGTCATACCAACCCACTGAGCACTCATCCGTTGAAGTAACCGAGGCGTTGATCCACACCTCATCTGTGGTATCGGGGCCAGACTATTCTGTGAAAGAGGACGCAGCACTGCCTGTGAATGAACCCACTCGTTTTTACAGCCAGTTTACCGACAGCATGGAATTACAGGCTGATGTGCATACGGTTGCGGCCTATTTCGATCGCCATCACGAATGGTTTCGACGGTGCGCTCAACCAATGACGGTAGAGCCGATTGGCAAAAATAGTTATGCTCTGGTGATTGGTAAATTTGGCTCCTTTGGGTATGAAGTAGAACCTAAAATTGGTCTGGATTTGCTGCCGCAAGAGGCGGGAATATACCGGATTGAAACCGTTCCCCTGCCCCATGAGGAGACAGCGGGTTACAGCGTTGATTTTCGGGCTTCTATGGAACTGGTTGACGTACTGCCGGAGCATTCCCAGGAATCCTCAATGGCTTCCTCTCTACCGCCTGGTTTCACCCAGGTTAAGTGGTTGTTAGATTTAACGGTGGATATTCAGTTTCCCCGGTTTATTCATGCTCTGCCCAAACCCTTGATTCAAAAAACGGGCGATCGCCTCTTGCACCAAATCGTGCGTCAGGTATCCGGTCGCCTGACTCGCAAAGTGGTAAAAGACTTTCATCAAAGCCACGGCTTACCTCTGCCCAAATGCTCCAGGCGATGGTTTT